TTGTGAATGTGGGGGATGCCACGGCGAAGGATGTTTTAGACCTCATACAATTAATCAAAGATCGAGTGTACGAAACGTTTCATGTACAGCTAGAAACGGAAGTAAGAATTGTTGGAGAAGAATAAAGAGAAGCTTTGCCTACATAAGAGGAGATGGTAAGTATGAAATTTGTAATAATCACAGGGCTATCTGGTGCCGGTAAAAGTCAGGCGATTAAATACATGGAAGACTTTGGTTACTATTGCGTTGATAATTTGCCACCGACTTTGCTCACGAAGTTTGCAGAGCTATGCTATCAATCTCAGGGTCCCATGGCGAAGGTTGCTTTAGTGATCGATATTAGAGGCGGAATGTTCTTTGAGGATCTCTTTAGTAGCTTAGAGCGTATGACAGAGGCAGGATACCAATATGAAATTTTATTTTTAGATGCCAGTGACAAAGCATTGATAAAGCGCTTCAAAGAAACGAGAAGAAGCCATCCACTGTCCGTAGATGGCTCAATTCCTGAAGGAATTGCCCTAGAGCGAGAAAAGCTGAAGGAGCTGAAGCAAAAGGCAAAACATATTATCGATACAACAAACCTTCGGTCTGCCCAGTTGAAAGAGGAATTGAATAATATTTACGTAGAAGGAAATCAATCGAACAATTTAATCATATCCATTGTATCCTTTGGATTTAAACATGGGATTCCTTTAGATGCAGATTTGGTTTTCGATGTGAGGTTTCTACCGAATCCATTCTATATCGAGGACTTAAAGGAGCTTACAGGCAATGACAAGAAAGTGCGAGATTACGTTATGAACGCTCCAATCAGTGTGGAATTTTCTAACAAGCTTAACGATATGATCAGTTTTTTAATTCCACAATACATAGAAGAAGGTAAAAACCAATTGGTAATTGCTATTGGCTGTACCGGTGGTATGCATCGCTCTGTTACCATCGCCCACGTCCTATACAACTATCTAAAGGAAAGAGGATATCGGGTACTAATGAATCATAGAGATTCCAATTTATCCATAGGAAGGAAAGGATAGACCAATGAGATTGATCCACTGGCTGAAACCCGGATTAAAAATTAAGAGATGGATAATTTGTGGCTTGGGAGGAATTGTACTTGTTTCCATAGCAATTTCCAATTATCTGAATCAGCTGAATCTTAAATTGAGCTTTTTTATGAGCGTCTTCCTAGGACTAATCGGTCTTATTACTGTATTTCTTTCTTTAAAAAGTGGAATTGTCTCTATTTTAGAGTTTGTATATTATCCAGTGACTTTGACTGGGAAAACGGATAATGGAAAATTAGATAAAAAGATTTATGATAAGAAAATCTTAGCAAGAGGACCGAGGGTGGTGGTCATCGGCGGAGGTACTGGGCTATCGGTTCTTTTAAGAGGTTTAAAGCTATTTACGTCGAATATTACGGCAATTGTTACAGTG
Above is a genomic segment from Alkaliphilus oremlandii OhILAs containing:
- the rapZ gene encoding RNase adapter RapZ produces the protein MKFVIITGLSGAGKSQAIKYMEDFGYYCVDNLPPTLLTKFAELCYQSQGPMAKVALVIDIRGGMFFEDLFSSLERMTEAGYQYEILFLDASDKALIKRFKETRRSHPLSVDGSIPEGIALEREKLKELKQKAKHIIDTTNLRSAQLKEELNNIYVEGNQSNNLIISIVSFGFKHGIPLDADLVFDVRFLPNPFYIEDLKELTGNDKKVRDYVMNAPISVEFSNKLNDMISFLIPQYIEEGKNQLVIAIGCTGGMHRSVTIAHVLYNYLKERGYRVLMNHRDSNLSIGRKG